In the Pieris napi chromosome 19, ilPieNapi1.2, whole genome shotgun sequence genome, one interval contains:
- the LOC125059351 gene encoding transcriptional adapter 1-like: protein MALDILSNSRRKLNDILGDKSTKYYSHMKQWFRMKLTKEEFDAEARLLLSQEQIHYHNDFLLALLNKVEGLAETSITIAQEKASSHNRNTRRHKRSSRTSEKSNFESADLLDYLPPSTPPGAGSDGVKYAAQEIFLPDHALVVGRFMLAAWELGLEGADDEASDLIVVAVQNFLKNIISAVVSQRKGYKLRNRHFMYDIGGDMPNMWLRSVNKLYDPQSDGRVNVDDGPDALGPRCPPTIDEVEHSAAYEIACSVSDAETKDEKLSIDEFYNTLLVQKNVIACHSVYAVNMERLAIMLNHPSY, encoded by the exons ATGGCTTTAGACATTTTGTCTAATTCTAGAcgaaaattaaatgatattttaggTGATAAATCCACAAAATACTACAGTCACATGAAACAATGGTTTCGAATGAAACTTACCAAAGAAGAATTTGATGCAGAAGCTCGTTTATTATTGAGTCAAGAACAAATTCACTACCACAATGATTTTTTGCTCGCATTACTCAACAAAGTGGAAGGTCTAGCCGAAACTTCGATCACTATCGCTCAGGAGAAAGCTAGCTCTCATAATAGAAACACAAGAAGGCATAAGCGTTCTTCTAGGACTTCTGAAAAATCCAACTTTGAATCTGCAGACTTGTTAGATTATCTTCCTCCAAGTACACCTCCTGGCGCAGGAAGCGACGGTGTGAAGTATGCAGCACag GAAATATTTCTGCCAGACCATGCATTGGTTGTTGGGAGATTCATGCTTGCAGCATGGGAACTAGGTCTCGAAGGTGCTGATGACGAGGCATCAGATTTAATTGTTGTTGCTGttcaaaattttcttaaaaatataatcagtgCTGTTGTATCACAGCGCAAAGGGTACAAGCTTCGTAATAGGCACTTTATGTATGATATAGGTGGAGATATGCCTAATATGTGGTTAAGAAGTGTAAATAAGTTATATGACCCGCAAAGTGATGGACGAGTTAATGTAGATGATGGTCCTGATGCCCTGGGGCCTAGATGTCCACCAACAATTGATGAAGTAGAACATTCAGCTGCATATGAGATTGCATGCAG TGTATCCGATGCTGAAACAAAAGACGAGAAACTTTCTATTGATGAGTTTTACAACACCTTACTGGTACAAAAGAATGTGATAGCATGTCATTCTGTCTATGCTGTAAATATGGAGCGATTGGCCATAATGCTTAACCATCCTagttattaa
- the LOC125059219 gene encoding uncharacterized protein LOC125059219 isoform X1: protein MLRFVFTTLFVITNAYRTFDLDGEETILTFENEKIHIGCKSDYPMSYCGFVDPYGKRYSFTDLAVHDGQCVHVIKAKKADSGEWKCHIGSKSIRLETIKKIRVRVVSQLAAVQPNITAHLGKPMTLTCATTGGFIPLSYCRFEPPNGRSFSIDESVTDSNPILNRYFYPNNRSLDRGDCCVTIRKVKPEDQGLWMCGAGLEDGKEHFDTITFDIEGINTMSTASTTAVTIGGILVAIALGFIIYGLWKRKGLLGVQNQPEDIEMRTPQARRQVPELVVISPSTATPAESPLMSSTRSE from the exons ATGTTGCGTttcgtttttacaactttattcgttataacaaatg CTTATAGGACTTTTGATCTGGACGGCGAGGAAACTATATTGACTTTTGAAAATGAGAAAATTCATATTGGATGCAAATCGGATTATCCCATGTCTTACTGCGGGTTTGTGGATCCGTATGGAAAGCGATACTC atttacaGATTTGGCTGTACACGACGGTCAATGTGTGCATGTTATTAAAGCGAAAAAGGCCGATAGCGGGGAGTGGAAATGCCATATCGGTAGCAAATCAATTCGGTTGGAGACTATCAAGAAAATCCGTGTAAGAGTGGTTAGTCAGTTAGCCGCAGTTCAACCAAATATTACGGCACATCTTGGGAAGCCGATGACCTTAACTTGCGCCACAACTGGAGGCTTTATCCCACTGAGTTACTGTCGATTTGAACCGCCAAATGGGAGATCTTTTAGTATCGACGAAAGTGTAACAGATTCCAA CCCTATTCTGAATAGATATTTCTATCCTAATAACCGAAGTCTGGACCGAGGAGATTGTTGTGTTACTATACGTAAGGTGAAACCTGAGGACCAAGGATTATGGATGTGTGGGGCTGGACTGGAAGATGGCAAAGAGCATTTCGACACTATTACCTTTGATATTgaag GGATCAACACAATGTCCACGGCATCGACAACAGCGGTAACTATTGGTGGGATTTTAGTAGCCATTGCTTTGGGTTTCATTATTTACGGGCTGTGGAAGAGAAAGGGACTATTAGGAGTCCAAAATCAGCCTGAAGACATAGAAATGAGAACACCACAAGCAAGAAGACAGGTGCCAGAGTTGGTTGTTATATCTCCTTCTACAGCTACTCCCGCCGAGTCTCCACTCATGTCGAGTACGAGGTCCGAATAA
- the LOC125059219 gene encoding uncharacterized protein LOC125059219 isoform X2 has translation MCLAYRTFDLDGEETILTFENEKIHIGCKSDYPMSYCGFVDPYGKRYSFTDLAVHDGQCVHVIKAKKADSGEWKCHIGSKSIRLETIKKIRVRVVSQLAAVQPNITAHLGKPMTLTCATTGGFIPLSYCRFEPPNGRSFSIDESVTDSNPILNRYFYPNNRSLDRGDCCVTIRKVKPEDQGLWMCGAGLEDGKEHFDTITFDIEGINTMSTASTTAVTIGGILVAIALGFIIYGLWKRKGLLGVQNQPEDIEMRTPQARRQVPELVVISPSTATPAESPLMSSTRSE, from the exons atg TGTTTAGCTTATAGGACTTTTGATCTGGACGGCGAGGAAACTATATTGACTTTTGAAAATGAGAAAATTCATATTGGATGCAAATCGGATTATCCCATGTCTTACTGCGGGTTTGTGGATCCGTATGGAAAGCGATACTC atttacaGATTTGGCTGTACACGACGGTCAATGTGTGCATGTTATTAAAGCGAAAAAGGCCGATAGCGGGGAGTGGAAATGCCATATCGGTAGCAAATCAATTCGGTTGGAGACTATCAAGAAAATCCGTGTAAGAGTGGTTAGTCAGTTAGCCGCAGTTCAACCAAATATTACGGCACATCTTGGGAAGCCGATGACCTTAACTTGCGCCACAACTGGAGGCTTTATCCCACTGAGTTACTGTCGATTTGAACCGCCAAATGGGAGATCTTTTAGTATCGACGAAAGTGTAACAGATTCCAA CCCTATTCTGAATAGATATTTCTATCCTAATAACCGAAGTCTGGACCGAGGAGATTGTTGTGTTACTATACGTAAGGTGAAACCTGAGGACCAAGGATTATGGATGTGTGGGGCTGGACTGGAAGATGGCAAAGAGCATTTCGACACTATTACCTTTGATATTgaag GGATCAACACAATGTCCACGGCATCGACAACAGCGGTAACTATTGGTGGGATTTTAGTAGCCATTGCTTTGGGTTTCATTATTTACGGGCTGTGGAAGAGAAAGGGACTATTAGGAGTCCAAAATCAGCCTGAAGACATAGAAATGAGAACACCACAAGCAAGAAGACAGGTGCCAGAGTTGGTTGTTATATCTCCTTCTACAGCTACTCCCGCCGAGTCTCCACTCATGTCGAGTACGAGGTCCGAATAA